The following coding sequences are from one Egicoccus sp. AB-alg6-2 window:
- a CDS encoding NAD-dependent epimerase/dehydratase family protein, protein MGRVLITGAAGRIGGYLRAGLPGLGWHLRLLDVEPIADRHADEETVVGSVLDAGTIRDACDGVDAVVHLAATTGRSMDWEAASDDIAATRGVLEAARCAGITRVVYASSNHAVGFQPRGERPAPDWSYPRPDTFYGVAKVASEALGSLYVDRYGMHVVCLRIGTCRERPNNVRSLSTWLSPADAARLVGAALTAPSPGFRVVWGVSANTRNWWSLDGARELGYQPQDDAEAYADEVLREATPSDPEDPEHRLVGGGFTR, encoded by the coding sequence ATGGGACGCGTGCTGATCACCGGGGCCGCCGGACGGATCGGCGGGTACCTGCGGGCGGGGCTGCCCGGCCTCGGGTGGCACCTGCGCCTGCTCGACGTCGAGCCGATTGCCGACCGGCACGCCGACGAGGAGACCGTCGTCGGATCGGTGCTCGATGCCGGGACGATCCGGGACGCCTGCGACGGTGTCGATGCGGTGGTGCACCTGGCGGCCACGACGGGACGCTCGATGGACTGGGAGGCGGCCAGCGACGACATCGCCGCCACCCGCGGCGTCCTCGAAGCGGCCCGGTGCGCCGGCATCACGCGGGTGGTGTACGCCTCGTCGAACCACGCGGTCGGGTTCCAGCCGCGCGGCGAACGGCCCGCGCCCGACTGGTCCTATCCGCGACCCGACACCTTCTACGGGGTCGCCAAGGTCGCCTCCGAGGCGTTGGGGTCGCTGTACGTGGACCGCTACGGCATGCACGTGGTGTGCCTGCGGATCGGCACCTGCCGGGAGCGGCCGAACAACGTCCGGTCGTTGTCGACCTGGCTGTCGCCGGCGGACGCGGCGCGGCTGGTCGGCGCCGCGTTGACGGCCCCGTCGCCCGGTTTCCGCGTCGTATGGGGCGTCTCCGCGAACACGCGCAACTGGTGGTCCCTCGACGGGGCGCGTGAGCTGGGCTACCAGCCCCAGGACGATGCCGAGGCGTACGCGGACGAGGTCCTGCGGGAGGCGACGCCGTCCGACCCCGAGGATCCCGAGCACCGACTCGTCGGGGGCGGCTTCACGCGCTGA
- a CDS encoding AlkA N-terminal domain-containing protein: MYQDLERCVRAVQSKDARFDGWFFSAVLTTGIYCRPSCPVVPPKPHNMRFFPTAAAAQQAGFRACKRCRPDASPGSPEWDHRADVVARAMRLIGDGTVDREGVSGLAARLGYSPRQLQRHLRDEVGTGPLALARAQRAQTARLLIETTDLALTEVAYAAGFGSVRAFNDVVRTVFATTPRDLRRRARGGAASAGTGTVTLRLPFRRPLCPDNLFGHLVATAVPGVEEWRDGAYRRTLRLPHGSGIVALRPENDHVACDLRLTDLRDLGTAIARSRRLLDLDADPVAVDDLLAADPVLAPLVRAAPGRRVPRAVDAEELAVRAVLGQQVSTAAAATHAGRLAAALGETVEDPDGGLHRLFPSVAALADADPSLLRLPASRVRALQGLVEALAGGTIDLGAGADRAEARSRLHALPGLGPWTVEVIAMRGLGDPDAFLPGDLGVRAAAEHLGLPTTPGALVARAEAWRPWRAYAVQYLWATGDHAVNRLPRTAA, from the coding sequence ATGTACCAAGACCTGGAACGCTGCGTGCGGGCCGTGCAGTCCAAGGACGCACGGTTCGACGGCTGGTTCTTCAGCGCCGTGCTCACGACCGGTATCTACTGCCGGCCGAGTTGCCCGGTGGTCCCGCCGAAGCCGCACAACATGCGCTTCTTCCCGACCGCGGCGGCGGCGCAGCAGGCCGGGTTCCGGGCGTGCAAGCGGTGCCGGCCGGACGCGAGTCCGGGCTCGCCGGAATGGGACCATCGAGCGGACGTGGTGGCACGGGCCATGCGCCTGATCGGGGACGGCACCGTCGACCGCGAGGGGGTGTCGGGACTCGCGGCACGTCTCGGGTACAGCCCCCGCCAGCTGCAGCGCCACCTGCGCGACGAGGTGGGGACGGGGCCGCTGGCACTCGCGCGGGCGCAGCGGGCACAGACCGCCCGGCTGTTGATCGAAACGACCGATCTGGCCCTGACCGAGGTCGCCTACGCCGCCGGCTTCGGCAGCGTGCGGGCGTTCAACGACGTCGTCCGGACGGTCTTCGCCACCACGCCTCGCGATCTGCGACGCCGGGCGCGGGGCGGCGCGGCGAGCGCCGGGACGGGCACGGTGACGCTGCGGCTGCCCTTCCGACGGCCCCTGTGCCCCGACAACCTGTTCGGACACCTCGTGGCCACGGCCGTGCCCGGCGTCGAGGAATGGCGCGACGGGGCGTACCGGCGCACCCTGCGGCTGCCCCACGGCAGCGGAATCGTCGCCCTCCGCCCCGAGAACGACCACGTCGCCTGCGACCTGCGCCTGACCGACCTGCGCGACCTCGGCACCGCCATCGCGCGCAGCCGGCGGCTGCTCGACCTCGACGCCGATCCCGTCGCCGTGGACGACCTGCTCGCGGCCGACCCCGTCCTGGCGCCACTCGTCCGCGCCGCCCCCGGCCGGCGGGTCCCACGCGCCGTCGACGCCGAGGAACTGGCCGTCCGCGCCGTGCTCGGGCAACAGGTGTCGACGGCCGCGGCCGCCACCCATGCCGGACGGCTCGCCGCCGCGCTGGGTGAGACGGTCGAGGATCCCGACGGTGGCCTGCACCGCCTCTTCCCGTCCGTGGCGGCCCTGGCCGATGCCGATCCGTCGCTGCTGCGGTTGCCCGCCAGCCGCGTGCGGGCGCTGCAGGGACTGGTGGAGGCCCTGGCAGGCGGCACGATCGACCTCGGTGCCGGGGCGGATCGCGCGGAGGCGAGGTCCCGGCTGCACGCCCTGCCGGGCCTGGGTCCCTGGACCGTCGAGGTGATCGCCATGCGCGGCCTCGGCGATCCCGACGCGTTCCTCCCGGGTGACCTGGGCGTCCGGGCCGCAGCGGAACACCTCGGCCTGCCGACCACGCCCGGCGCGCTGGTCGCCCGTGCCGAGGCGTGGCGCCCGTGGCGCGCCTACGCCGTCCAGTACCTGTGGGCGACGGGCGACCACGCCGTCAACCGTCTGCCCCGCACCGCCGCCTGA
- a CDS encoding methylated-DNA--[protein]-cysteine S-methyltransferase: MHHGIVDSPLGPITLVRDGRALVGCYLEPQRHRPEQEGFGPREDGAFADVAEQLAAYFAGDRRTFELALSFARGTAFQQQVWRALCDIPYGETISYGELATRIGQPTASRAVGLANGRNPLGIIVPCHRVVGANGTLTGYGGGLERKQQLLDLERGHAQLSLV; encoded by the coding sequence ATGCACCACGGCATCGTCGACAGTCCGCTCGGCCCGATCACGCTGGTGCGCGACGGCCGTGCCCTGGTGGGCTGCTACCTCGAGCCGCAGCGGCACCGGCCCGAGCAGGAAGGCTTCGGGCCGCGGGAGGACGGCGCCTTCGCCGACGTGGCAGAGCAGTTGGCAGCGTACTTCGCCGGCGACCGCCGGACGTTCGAGCTCGCGTTGTCCTTCGCACGTGGGACGGCGTTCCAGCAGCAGGTGTGGCGGGCCCTGTGCGACATCCCGTACGGCGAGACGATCTCGTACGGCGAGCTCGCGACGCGCATCGGCCAACCGACCGCCTCGCGGGCGGTCGGACTCGCGAACGGACGCAACCCGTTGGGCATCATCGTCCCCTGTCACCGGGTGGTCGGCGCGAACGGCACGCTCACGGGGTACGGCGGTGGCCTCGAGCGCAAGCAGCAGCTACTGGACCTCGAACGCGGCCACGCGCAGCTCTCGCTGGTCTGA
- a CDS encoding aldehyde dehydrogenase encodes MNDRAMWIGGQHVTAPDAGWIDSRDPATEEVIGRVPAGGAAEVAQAVAAARDAADDWRYTAANDRAELLHEAYAKSMAHHGELVELLTREQGKARPEQEEEAEWALTSLRYYAELGRNGVGRVVPSAEPRTQLNLVLKEPYGVVGAIVPWNYPLLLLSWKLAPALAAGNTVVVKPSELTSLVTLEWIERCFDHFPPGVVNVVTGYGTDAGEALVAHPDVRVIAMTGSVATGQRIASVAAPMMKHLHLELGGKDAFVVAPDAELDTAVDALAYSALLNAGQVCTSSERIFVPQGMRDDFAEALSAKVSGLRLGHGLEEGTDIGPLADDRFRDKVDAHVRDALDRGARVLTGGVRPDRQGWFYEPTVLVDVDDDMVIMTEETFGPTIPVASYDDFDAAIERVNASEMGLGATLRSSDPLLIKRFYERVKAGTVWINDPLTDNYAGPFGGTKMTGGGRELGPEGLETFLETKHVHWDFDQASKDWWLPY; translated from the coding sequence ATGAACGACCGCGCCATGTGGATCGGCGGCCAGCACGTGACCGCCCCCGACGCCGGCTGGATCGACAGCCGCGACCCTGCCACCGAGGAGGTCATCGGCCGGGTCCCGGCCGGCGGCGCGGCCGAGGTCGCGCAGGCCGTCGCCGCGGCGCGCGATGCGGCGGACGACTGGCGCTACACCGCCGCCAACGACCGGGCCGAGCTGCTGCACGAGGCCTACGCGAAGTCGATGGCACACCACGGCGAGCTGGTCGAACTGCTCACCCGCGAGCAGGGCAAGGCGCGACCGGAGCAGGAGGAGGAGGCCGAGTGGGCGCTGACGTCGCTGCGCTACTACGCCGAACTCGGCCGCAACGGCGTGGGGCGGGTCGTGCCGTCCGCGGAGCCCCGGACGCAGCTCAACCTGGTGCTCAAGGAGCCGTATGGGGTCGTCGGTGCCATCGTGCCGTGGAACTATCCGCTGCTGCTGTTGTCGTGGAAGCTGGCGCCGGCGCTCGCGGCCGGCAACACCGTCGTGGTCAAGCCGTCCGAGCTGACCTCGCTGGTCACGCTCGAGTGGATCGAGCGCTGCTTCGACCACTTCCCGCCCGGCGTCGTGAACGTCGTCACGGGCTACGGCACGGACGCCGGCGAGGCGCTGGTGGCGCATCCCGACGTCCGGGTGATCGCGATGACGGGCTCGGTCGCGACCGGGCAGCGCATCGCCTCGGTCGCCGCACCGATGATGAAACACCTGCACCTCGAACTCGGCGGCAAGGACGCCTTCGTGGTCGCGCCAGACGCCGAACTCGACACGGCAGTCGACGCGCTGGCGTACTCGGCCCTGCTCAACGCCGGGCAGGTCTGCACGTCCTCCGAGCGCATCTTCGTCCCCCAGGGGATGCGCGACGACTTCGCCGAAGCGCTCAGCGCCAAGGTTTCCGGCCTCCGCCTCGGGCACGGGCTGGAGGAGGGCACCGACATCGGGCCGCTCGCCGACGACCGGTTCCGGGACAAGGTCGACGCCCACGTCCGCGACGCCCTCGACCGCGGCGCCCGTGTGCTGACGGGCGGGGTCCGTCCCGACCGGCAGGGGTGGTTCTACGAGCCGACCGTGCTCGTCGACGTCGACGACGACATGGTGATCATGACCGAGGAGACCTTCGGCCCCACGATCCCGGTGGCGAGCTACGACGACTTCGACGCGGCGATCGAGCGCGTCAACGCCTCGGAGATGGGACTGGGAGCCACGTTGCGGTCGTCGGATCCCCTGCTGATCAAGCGCTTCTACGAGCGGGTGAAGGCGGGCACCGTCTGGATCAACGATCCACTCACCGACAACTACGCTGGCCCGTTCGGGGGCACGAAGATGACCGGCGGCGGCCGCGAACTCGGACCCGAGGGCCTCGAGACCTTCCTCGAGACCAAGCACGTCCACTGGGACTTCGACCAGGCCAGCAAGGACTGGTGGCTGCCCTACTGA
- a CDS encoding CoA-acylating methylmalonate-semialdehyde dehydrogenase, with translation MTPLLSHHVGGQPLADDTARRGEIFDPASGRVVRQVPLADAATVDAVVGVARDAFVGWRESTLAQRTRVLFAFRELVAARRDELAALIVEEHGKVHDDAVGEVQRGLEVVEFACGIPQLLKGGYSENVSTGVDSYSLRQPLGVVAGITPFNFPAMVPMWMFPVAIACGNTFVLKPSEKDPSVAVALAELWARAGLPDGVFNVLHGDREAVDALLTHPGVAAVSFVGSTPIARHVFTTATQHGKRVQALGGAKNHMVVLPDADIDLAADAAVSAAYGSAGERCMAISAVVAVGDVADRLVPAIAKRMEGLRVGPGTDPDAEMGPLVTREHRDRVASYVATGTEEGAEVVVDGRGLTVPGAEDGFWLGPCLLDHVRPEMTVYRDEIFGPVLSVVRVDDHGAAIDLVNANPYGNGTAVFTDSGTQARRFQHEIEVGMVGINVPIPVPMAYYSFGGWKDSLFGDTHVHGAEGVHFYTRGKVVTARWPVQDTRTSLHFPTSD, from the coding sequence ATGACCCCGCTGCTGTCCCACCACGTCGGTGGTCAGCCGCTGGCCGACGACACCGCCCGACGCGGGGAGATCTTCGACCCCGCGTCGGGACGGGTCGTCCGCCAGGTGCCGCTGGCCGACGCGGCGACCGTCGACGCGGTCGTCGGCGTCGCCCGTGACGCCTTCGTCGGCTGGCGCGAGAGCACGCTCGCGCAGCGCACCCGCGTGCTGTTCGCCTTCCGCGAACTGGTGGCGGCGCGACGTGACGAACTGGCCGCGCTGATCGTCGAGGAGCACGGCAAGGTCCACGACGACGCGGTGGGCGAGGTGCAGCGGGGCCTCGAGGTGGTCGAGTTCGCCTGCGGCATTCCGCAACTGCTCAAGGGCGGCTACTCGGAGAACGTCTCGACCGGGGTGGACAGCTACTCGTTGCGCCAGCCGCTGGGGGTCGTGGCCGGGATCACCCCGTTCAACTTCCCCGCGATGGTCCCGATGTGGATGTTCCCGGTCGCGATCGCCTGTGGGAACACCTTCGTGCTCAAACCGAGCGAGAAGGACCCGTCGGTCGCGGTCGCGCTGGCGGAGCTGTGGGCGCGGGCCGGGCTGCCCGACGGGGTGTTCAACGTCCTGCACGGCGACCGTGAGGCCGTCGACGCGCTGCTGACCCACCCGGGTGTCGCGGCGGTCTCGTTCGTGGGCTCGACCCCCATCGCCCGCCACGTGTTCACCACCGCGACCCAGCACGGCAAGCGCGTCCAGGCCCTCGGCGGCGCGAAGAACCACATGGTCGTGCTGCCCGATGCCGACATCGACCTCGCCGCCGACGCCGCGGTCTCCGCGGCCTACGGATCGGCGGGGGAGCGGTGCATGGCGATCTCGGCGGTGGTCGCCGTCGGCGACGTCGCCGACCGCCTCGTCCCCGCGATCGCCAAGCGCATGGAGGGACTGCGGGTCGGGCCCGGCACGGACCCGGACGCCGAGATGGGTCCGCTGGTGACGCGCGAACACCGCGACCGCGTCGCCTCCTACGTCGCCACCGGCACCGAGGAGGGCGCCGAGGTCGTCGTCGACGGGCGCGGCCTGACGGTGCCGGGAGCCGAGGACGGCTTCTGGCTCGGTCCGTGCCTGCTCGACCACGTGCGCCCGGAGATGACCGTCTACCGCGACGAGATCTTCGGGCCGGTGCTGTCGGTGGTGCGCGTCGACGACCACGGCGCGGCGATCGACCTCGTCAACGCCAACCCCTACGGCAACGGCACCGCGGTGTTCACCGACTCGGGGACCCAGGCGCGGCGATTCCAGCACGAGATCGAGGTCGGCATGGTCGGCATCAACGTGCCCATCCCGGTCCCGATGGCGTACTACAGCTTCGGCGGCTGGAAGGACTCGCTGTTCGGCGACACGCACGTCCACGGCGCCGAGGGCGTGCACTTCTACACCCGCGGCAAGGTGGTCACGGCCCGCTGGCCGGTGCAGGACACGCGTACCAGCCTGCACTTCCCGACCTCCGACTGA
- a CDS encoding PotD/PotF family extracellular solute-binding protein, with protein sequence MRYRMTAALLVGVLALAACGREVGEDTADGTPEGTETAAGDGGDAEAVACEIDEVDGDLLLYNWSEYMDPDLLAAFGEEYGVSATEDTFTSNEALLAQIRAGGAEYDVIVPSDYMVAIMIEEGLLLPLDHEAIPNASNVAEEFTTPPYDPDLAYSMPYQWGTTGLGVNLDVVGDDPEPTWGWLFDEELRDGLNISMLDDPREAMAAALYYLGHDPNTTDEGQLEEAADLIAQNDRIVTFTSDQFTELLMSGETDVAQGYSGNFLDNFGDENYAYLIPEEGATIWTDNMAILNSTNSPCTAHTFINFILDAENGAQLTNWTYYASPNEAATEFIDEEVSENPAIYPDEDVRENLYFLENTGDAEVLYTDLFTRAQG encoded by the coding sequence ATGAGGTACCGCATGACGGCGGCGCTGCTGGTCGGCGTGCTCGCACTGGCGGCCTGTGGCCGCGAGGTCGGCGAGGACACGGCGGACGGCACGCCCGAGGGAACCGAGACCGCCGCCGGCGACGGCGGCGACGCCGAGGCGGTGGCGTGCGAGATCGACGAGGTGGACGGCGACCTGCTGCTCTACAACTGGTCCGAGTACATGGACCCCGACCTGCTGGCCGCGTTCGGTGAGGAGTACGGCGTCAGTGCCACCGAGGACACCTTCACGTCCAACGAGGCCCTGCTCGCCCAGATCCGCGCCGGCGGCGCCGAGTACGACGTCATCGTCCCGTCCGACTACATGGTCGCGATCATGATCGAGGAGGGGCTGCTGCTCCCGCTCGACCACGAGGCGATCCCCAACGCGTCCAACGTCGCCGAGGAGTTCACGACGCCGCCCTACGACCCCGACCTGGCGTACTCCATGCCCTACCAATGGGGCACGACCGGGCTCGGCGTGAACCTCGACGTCGTCGGTGACGACCCCGAGCCGACGTGGGGCTGGCTGTTCGACGAAGAGCTGCGTGACGGGCTCAACATCTCCATGCTCGACGACCCGCGTGAGGCCATGGCCGCCGCGCTGTACTACCTCGGCCACGATCCCAATACCACCGACGAGGGCCAGCTCGAGGAGGCCGCCGACCTGATCGCTCAGAACGACCGGATCGTCACCTTCACCTCGGACCAGTTCACCGAGTTGCTCATGAGCGGCGAGACCGACGTGGCGCAGGGCTACAGCGGCAACTTCCTCGACAACTTCGGCGACGAGAACTACGCCTACCTGATCCCCGAGGAGGGCGCCACGATCTGGACCGACAACATGGCGATCCTCAACTCGACCAACAGCCCGTGCACGGCGCACACGTTCATCAACTTCATCCTCGACGCCGAGAACGGGGCCCAGCTCACCAACTGGACCTACTACGCCTCGCCGAACGAGGCCGCCACCGAGTTCATCGACGAGGAGGTGAGCGAGAACCCGGCGATCTACCCGGACGAGGACGTGCGCGAGAACCTGTACTTCCTCGAGAACACCGGCGACGCCGAGGTGCTCTACACCGACCTGTTCACCCGGGCGCAGGGGTAG
- a CDS encoding ABC transporter permease — MSVLEMPGSGGADVAEDSLARPKKAVDRLLAGNAWLVFAFLYLPILVLIVYSFNDNQRVGIWTEPSLRWYGEMFGNARVLDALWNSIRVALVSTVVATILGTAAGLSMERFRYRGQRAFDGLLYLPVIIPDITMAVMLLLFFVQAFDLIFLATGIQFSRGIGTIMLAHIAFNISFVALVVRARLAGLDGALEEAAADLYANRWQAFRRVTLPLIAPGVAGGALLALTLSLDDVVITEFVSGAGSTTLPVYVFGSLRRGVTPLINAVSVLMLLGSIGLVLLSLAVSRRREGSGG; from the coding sequence ATGAGCGTCCTGGAGATGCCCGGCAGCGGCGGCGCCGACGTCGCCGAGGACTCGCTGGCACGCCCCAAGAAGGCGGTGGACCGGCTGCTGGCCGGCAACGCCTGGCTCGTGTTCGCGTTCCTGTACCTGCCGATCCTGGTGCTGATCGTCTATTCGTTCAACGACAACCAGCGGGTCGGGATCTGGACCGAGCCGTCGCTGCGCTGGTACGGCGAGATGTTCGGCAACGCCCGCGTGCTGGACGCCTTGTGGAACTCGATCCGGGTGGCCCTGGTGTCCACCGTGGTCGCCACCATCCTGGGCACGGCCGCGGGGCTGTCCATGGAACGCTTCCGCTACCGCGGCCAGCGGGCCTTCGACGGCCTGCTGTACCTGCCGGTGATCATCCCCGACATCACGATGGCCGTGATGCTGCTGCTGTTCTTCGTGCAGGCCTTCGACCTGATCTTTCTCGCCACCGGCATCCAGTTCAGCCGGGGCATCGGCACGATCATGCTGGCGCACATCGCGTTCAACATCTCGTTCGTCGCCCTCGTGGTGCGTGCCCGCCTCGCCGGACTGGACGGGGCCCTCGAGGAGGCGGCGGCCGACCTGTACGCCAACCGGTGGCAGGCGTTCCGGCGGGTCACCCTGCCGCTGATCGCGCCGGGGGTTGCCGGTGGAGCGCTGCTCGCGCTGACCCTGTCGCTGGACGACGTGGTCATCACCGAGTTCGTCAGTGGCGCCGGCTCGACCACGCTGCCGGTGTACGTCTTCGGTTCGCTGCGGCGCGGGGTGACGCCGCTGATCAACGCCGTGTCGGTCCTGATGCTGCTCGGATCGATCGGGTTGGTGCTGTTGTCGCTGGCGGTGTCGCGCCGGCGCGAGGGTTCGGGGGGATAG
- a CDS encoding ABC transporter permease, with amino-acid sequence MSTTVPPPDVQPELTEPAAPAGPGLEHDAERAESRRGFLIGLPSYAYLVAFFATPLLIVIVYSFASRSVRGATVLAGWNLDSYARMTDSLVLTIAWRSLWIATVTTLVCLLVAYPFAYYLATRPARSRAVLLVLVMIPFWSNFLVRTYAWRMLLGGDGPFTRLLHAIGFTDAQLLFTPTGVLIGLVYGYLPFMILPLYAAIERLDHSLVEAARDLYASGWQAFWKVTWPLSRPGVIAGSILVFIPSFGAYVTPEILGGRGSTMLGSYIARQFIGTASDWPFGSALSVTILVLMMVAATAYFRSGGKNL; translated from the coding sequence ATGTCCACGACCGTCCCACCGCCCGACGTCCAGCCGGAGCTCACCGAGCCGGCGGCGCCGGCCGGTCCCGGGCTCGAACACGACGCCGAGCGGGCCGAGTCGCGACGCGGCTTCCTCATCGGCCTGCCGAGCTACGCCTACCTCGTCGCCTTCTTCGCCACGCCGCTGCTGATCGTCATCGTCTACTCCTTCGCGAGCCGGTCGGTCCGCGGCGCGACCGTCCTGGCCGGGTGGAACCTCGACTCCTACGCCCGGATGACCGATTCGCTGGTCCTCACCATCGCGTGGCGCTCGTTGTGGATCGCGACCGTGACGACCCTGGTGTGCCTGTTGGTCGCCTATCCGTTCGCCTACTACCTGGCGACGCGACCCGCACGCAGCCGGGCCGTGCTGCTCGTGCTGGTCATGATCCCCTTCTGGTCGAACTTCCTGGTACGGACCTACGCCTGGCGGATGCTTCTCGGCGGCGACGGACCGTTCACCCGGCTGCTGCACGCCATCGGGTTCACCGACGCGCAACTGCTGTTCACCCCGACCGGCGTCCTGATCGGGCTGGTGTACGGCTACCTGCCCTTCATGATCCTGCCCCTCTATGCCGCCATCGAGCGGCTCGACCACTCGCTGGTCGAGGCGGCGCGTGACCTGTACGCCAGCGGATGGCAGGCGTTCTGGAAGGTGACCTGGCCGCTGTCGCGCCCGGGCGTCATCGCCGGCTCGATCCTGGTGTTCATCCCGTCCTTCGGCGCCTACGTCACCCCCGAGATCCTCGGGGGACGCGGTTCGACCATGCTCGGCAGCTACATCGCCCGGCAGTTCATCGGCACCGCCAGCGACTGGCCGTTCGGTTCCGCGCTGTCGGTGACGATCCTCGTGCTCATGATGGTCGCCGCCACCGCGTACTTCCGCAGCGGAGGGAAGAACCTGTGA
- a CDS encoding ABC transporter ATP-binding protein, which translates to MSDVSLDAGRPTSPASPGDPAADVAVALHGVTKRFPGPKGADPVTAVKAIDLDIADGEFFSLLGPSGCGKTTTLRMIAGFEYPTAGSIRIFGDEVGLEPPNKRPVNTVFQSYALFPHMTVAQNIAFGLQMQDVDKSEVSRRVAEVIDLVQLQGREQRKPKQLSGGQQQRVALARALVNHPKVLLLDEPLGALDLKLRQAMQLELKQLQERVGITFVYVTHDQEEALTMSDRIAVMEGGQLLQVGAPKEIYDRPRTRFVADFIGDTNLLAATVLDARTARLGDGSTIRVDSDAAAGTAVTVAIRPEQLGLRHPDHERDPALDAVHGRVDRLTFLGNATSYEVVADGDPDLRIRVRQGNAPGIEHFAQGDRVRVRWMPSSASVLDD; encoded by the coding sequence GTGTCTGACGTCTCGCTGGACGCCGGTCGTCCTACCTCGCCGGCGAGCCCCGGCGACCCGGCCGCGGACGTCGCGGTCGCCCTGCACGGGGTCACCAAGCGGTTCCCCGGTCCGAAGGGCGCCGACCCCGTCACCGCCGTGAAGGCCATCGACCTCGACATCGCCGACGGCGAGTTCTTCTCCCTGCTCGGCCCCTCGGGCTGCGGCAAGACCACGACCCTGCGGATGATCGCCGGCTTCGAGTACCCGACCGCGGGGAGCATCCGCATCTTCGGGGACGAGGTCGGCCTGGAACCGCCCAACAAGCGCCCGGTCAACACCGTGTTCCAGTCCTATGCGTTGTTCCCCCACATGACGGTGGCGCAGAACATCGCATTCGGTCTGCAGATGCAGGACGTGGACAAGAGCGAGGTCTCGCGTCGGGTCGCCGAGGTCATCGACCTGGTGCAGCTGCAGGGCCGTGAGCAGCGGAAGCCGAAGCAGCTCTCCGGCGGTCAGCAGCAGCGTGTCGCGCTGGCGCGGGCGCTCGTGAACCACCCGAAGGTGCTGCTGCTCGACGAACCATTGGGGGCGCTCGACCTCAAGTTGCGCCAGGCCATGCAACTCGAACTCAAGCAGTTGCAGGAGCGGGTCGGCATCACGTTCGTCTACGTCACCCACGACCAGGAGGAGGCGCTGACCATGTCCGACCGCATCGCGGTCATGGAGGGCGGGCAGCTGCTGCAGGTGGGCGCACCGAAGGAGATCTACGACCGGCCGCGTACCCGCTTCGTCGCGGACTTCATCGGGGACACCAACCTGTTGGCCGCGACCGTGCTGGATGCGCGGACGGCCCGGCTGGGCGACGGCAGCACCATCCGTGTCGACAGCGACGCGGCGGCCGGCACGGCGGTCACGGTCGCGATCCGGCCCGAACAGCTCGGGCTGCGCCACCCCGACCACGAGCGTGACCCCGCGCTCGACGCGGTGCACGGGCGCGTGGACCGGCTGACGTTCCTGGGCAATGCCACCTCCTACGAGGTCGTGGCCGACGGCGACCCGGACCTGCGCATCCGCGTGCGGCAGGGCAACGCGCCGGGTATCGAGCACTTCGCGCAGGGTGACCGCGTGCGGGTGCGATGGATGCCCTCCAGCGCCTCGGTGCTCGACGACTAG